A portion of the Flavobacterium magnum genome contains these proteins:
- a CDS encoding endonuclease III domain-containing protein produces the protein MKSPDWAQELKPLIDKYKHKKHPLDYGNLYQLMVMVVLSAQDSDAHINKVAPALFDKFPDLKSLAKAETADLDPYIGKVRNFGTKSGWLIDIARTLKDDKNIPTTMAELTALKGIGRKSANVIMREAEADPEGIMADLHVLRVVPRLGISHAKTGDKMEKDLMEVLPRDMWSDVGMAISFLGRETCRPKNPKHSDCLLRDVCAYCKAHC, from the coding sequence ATGAAATCACCTGATTGGGCACAAGAGCTGAAGCCGCTCATTGACAAGTATAAGCATAAAAAACATCCGCTGGATTACGGAAACCTGTACCAATTAATGGTGATGGTGGTGCTGTCCGCACAGGATTCAGACGCACACATCAACAAGGTCGCCCCTGCCCTCTTCGACAAATTCCCTGACCTGAAGTCGCTGGCAAAAGCCGAAACCGCAGACCTTGACCCTTACATAGGAAAAGTGCGCAATTTCGGCACCAAATCCGGCTGGCTAATCGATATTGCCCGAACACTAAAGGACGATAAGAACATCCCTACCACCATGGCTGAACTCACCGCGTTGAAGGGCATCGGGAGGAAATCTGCCAACGTGATCATGCGCGAGGCTGAGGCAGACCCGGAAGGCATTATGGCCGACCTGCACGTGCTGCGCGTAGTGCCAAGATTGGGCATTTCGCACGCAAAAACCGGAGATAAGATGGAAAAAGACCTGATGGAGGTGCTGCCGCGCGACATGTGGAGCGATGTCGGGATGGCGATTTCATTCCTCGGGCGTGAAACCTGCCGTCCCAAAAACCCAAAACATTCGGACTGCCTGTTGCGCGATGTATGTGCGTATTGCAAAGCGCACTGCTGA
- a CDS encoding hydrolase/aminopeptidase, with protein MKKILLVPFILLLIGCKKEQTQKVSTILKTVHDDHSFSEPTKAVVRHLDLDIAVDFDKRAISGKASWQIDNIAKGTEIIFDENTLDILKVTLGDDEKVTEFHLGNDVEFHGKPLHITIEPNTTKINIYYNTTKDAIALQWLNPLQTADKKQPFLFSQGESIWSRTWIPCQDSPGIRFTYNAKVTVPKALMAVMSAENPQQKNNTGVYQFRQTKAIPSYLMAIAVGDLQFQAIDGRTGVYAEPSVLKKAANEFAELGNMVKSAEKLYGQYRWGRYDVLVLPPSFPYGGMENPNLTFLTPGVLAGDRSLTSLLAHELGHSWSGNLVTNATWDDIWLNEGFTTYVEHRIGEEVFGKAEAKMQDVLSRKVLSDNMAEYGKDNPDTRLKVNTSGKNPDDGLSDIPYEKGYAFLQTVEAAVGREKFDAFVKSWFDDHAFQSVTTADFVDYFNKNLIRGDKVLEKKINAKGWIYEPNIPSNIITPVSEDFNAIDKIQRTWRQTGIKGLASKIKSTNEKQHFIDYLPEDLTPAEMQTIDKEFNFTKGGNFVIKRQWFVQAIKHQYKAAYPDIESFMIATSRTGSLMTLYKEMIKTAEGKARAKNIFEKAKPGYHLTTVEAIENIVNKA; from the coding sequence ATGAAAAAAATCCTGCTGGTCCCTTTCATCCTGTTGTTGATAGGCTGTAAAAAAGAGCAAACCCAAAAAGTTTCGACAATCCTGAAGACCGTTCATGACGACCATTCCTTTTCAGAACCCACCAAAGCCGTTGTCAGGCACCTGGACCTGGACATTGCCGTTGATTTCGACAAACGCGCCATTTCGGGTAAAGCCTCGTGGCAGATTGACAATATCGCGAAAGGGACCGAAATCATCTTTGACGAAAATACTTTGGATATCCTGAAAGTAACCCTCGGCGATGATGAAAAGGTTACGGAATTCCACCTTGGCAACGACGTGGAATTCCACGGAAAACCATTGCACATTACGATTGAGCCCAATACGACGAAAATCAACATCTATTACAACACCACCAAAGACGCGATTGCGCTGCAGTGGCTGAATCCGTTACAGACAGCAGACAAAAAGCAGCCGTTCCTATTCTCGCAGGGCGAAAGCATCTGGTCGCGCACCTGGATTCCGTGCCAGGATTCACCCGGCATCAGGTTTACCTATAATGCAAAAGTGACCGTGCCGAAAGCGCTGATGGCAGTTATGAGCGCAGAGAACCCACAGCAGAAAAATAATACGGGTGTTTACCAGTTCAGGCAAACCAAGGCAATCCCTTCTTACCTGATGGCGATTGCAGTCGGGGACTTACAGTTTCAGGCAATTGATGGCAGGACGGGTGTGTATGCTGAGCCATCGGTGCTGAAGAAAGCAGCGAATGAATTTGCCGAACTGGGCAACATGGTCAAATCAGCAGAAAAACTCTACGGGCAATACCGTTGGGGACGATACGACGTGCTGGTGCTCCCGCCAAGTTTTCCTTACGGCGGGATGGAGAACCCGAACCTGACATTCCTTACCCCCGGCGTGCTTGCCGGAGACCGGTCGCTGACGAGCCTGCTCGCGCATGAATTGGGGCACAGTTGGAGCGGGAACCTCGTTACGAATGCTACCTGGGATGACATTTGGCTCAACGAAGGATTTACCACTTACGTAGAGCACCGCATCGGCGAAGAAGTATTTGGCAAGGCCGAGGCAAAAATGCAGGATGTGCTGAGCCGCAAAGTACTGTCAGACAACATGGCGGAATACGGGAAAGACAATCCCGATACACGGCTTAAAGTGAACACCTCGGGGAAAAATCCGGATGATGGACTGAGCGACATCCCTTATGAAAAAGGATACGCCTTCCTGCAAACCGTGGAAGCTGCCGTAGGCCGGGAAAAATTCGATGCCTTCGTAAAATCATGGTTTGACGATCACGCATTCCAATCGGTGACGACAGCGGATTTTGTGGACTATTTCAACAAAAACCTGATTCGGGGCGACAAAGTTCTGGAAAAGAAAATCAATGCAAAGGGTTGGATTTACGAACCGAATATCCCGTCAAATATCATCACCCCCGTTTCTGAAGACTTTAACGCCATCGATAAAATCCAGAGGACGTGGAGACAAACAGGAATTAAAGGCCTTGCCTCCAAGATAAAGTCTACGAATGAAAAACAACATTTTATCGATTACCTGCCTGAAGACCTTACGCCTGCCGAGATGCAAACCATTGATAAGGAATTCAACTTCACCAAAGGCGGGAATTTCGTAATCAAAAGGCAATGGTTTGTGCAGGCGATTAAACACCAATACAAAGCGGCATATCCTGACATCGAATCCTTCATGATTGCTACCAGCCGCACCGGGTCGCTGATGACATTGTATAAGGAAATGATTAAAACCGCGGAGGGTAAAGCCCGGGCGAAAAACATTTTCGAAAAAGCAAAGCCCGGATACCACCTTACCACGGTCGAAGCCATAGAAAACATCGTTAATAAAGCCTAA